Proteins from a genomic interval of Pseudomonas asplenii:
- a CDS encoding sigma-70 family RNA polymerase sigma factor, with the protein MENYYRELVCFLNARLGNREIVEDVVHDAYVRVLERSHDTPIEQPRAFLYRTAMNLVIDDHRRNAVRQNESLEVLDTDERFFSPSPQTELDHDLRLHMLQRALTELPPLCRDSFMLRKLEGLSHPEIAERLNISRSLVEKHIVNAMKHCRSRMRQWDCEGCSSSPT; encoded by the coding sequence TTGGAAAACTACTACCGCGAACTGGTGTGTTTCCTCAATGCGAGACTGGGTAACCGCGAGATTGTCGAGGATGTGGTACATGATGCCTATGTGCGGGTGCTGGAACGCTCCCATGACACACCGATCGAACAGCCGCGGGCCTTTCTCTATCGCACGGCGATGAACCTGGTGATCGATGACCATCGGCGCAATGCCGTGCGCCAGAACGAGTCGCTGGAAGTGCTCGATACCGATGAACGGTTTTTCAGTCCTTCGCCGCAAACCGAACTGGACCACGACCTGCGCCTGCACATGCTGCAGCGTGCCCTGACTGAGCTGCCGCCTTTGTGTCGAGACAGTTTCATGTTGCGAAAGCTGGAGGGGCTGTCGCATCCGGAAATCGCCGAACGCCTGAATATCTCCCGCAGCCTGGTGGAAAAACATATCGTCAATGCGATGAAACACTGCCGTTCCCGTATGCGTCAGTGGGACTGCGAAGGCTGTTCGTCCTCCCCAACCTGA
- a CDS encoding MgtC/SapB family protein, with protein MKALDNINLDSLTDTLVSLGAAFILGGLIGFERQYRQRTAGLRTNVLVAVGAAIFVDMANRLGGAEGAVRVVAYVVSGIGFLGAGVIMREEGNVRGLNTAATLWASAAVGACAGADLILEALLGTLFVLAANTLLRPIVNYINRQPLDVVSAEVTYILYLTARRTEQKIVLSLLEKELERSNYPASDVEVRPFDDEEVEIEATLAVTSIDGDELDALVARLSTSSRVLQAFWSPSTTD; from the coding sequence ATGAAGGCTCTGGACAACATCAACCTCGACTCGCTGACCGATACCCTGGTCAGCCTCGGTGCAGCGTTCATCCTCGGTGGGTTGATCGGCTTCGAGCGTCAGTATCGCCAGCGCACCGCCGGCCTGCGCACCAACGTGCTGGTGGCGGTCGGGGCGGCGATCTTTGTCGATATGGCCAACCGTCTTGGCGGTGCCGAGGGCGCGGTGCGGGTGGTTGCCTACGTGGTGTCCGGCATCGGCTTTCTCGGCGCCGGCGTGATCATGCGTGAAGAGGGCAACGTTCGCGGCCTGAACACCGCCGCCACGCTCTGGGCCTCGGCGGCTGTGGGTGCCTGTGCCGGTGCCGACCTGATCCTCGAGGCGCTGCTCGGTACGTTGTTCGTCCTGGCGGCCAACACCCTGCTGCGACCGATCGTCAACTATATCAACCGCCAGCCGCTGGACGTGGTTTCGGCGGAAGTCACCTATATTCTCTATCTGACGGCCCGGCGTACCGAGCAGAAGATCGTGCTGTCCCTGCTGGAAAAGGAGCTGGAGCGCAGCAACTACCCGGCCAGTGATGTCGAGGTGCGGCCGTTCGATGATGAGGAAGTGGAAATCGAGGCAACCCTGGCCGTCACCTCGATCGATGGTGACGAGCTGGATGCGCTGGTGGCGCGTCTGTCGACGTCCAGCAGGGTGCTGCAGGCGTTCTGGAGCCCGAGTACCACCGATTGA
- a CDS encoding mechanosensitive ion channel domain-containing protein, translated as MPDLFTLYPFLSEHPLLCALFLLVIDLLLWRLLGSRSNNWKLVVRPTVFLLYSLVLFNEGMNPMQIAPWPEDIPRHLAATGLQIGWWLFGARTLTVLVGTVMMQRVGHAGRLLQDVLGAIIFLIAIIAAAAYVLDLPVKGVLATSGAFAIIVGLALQSTLSDVFSGIVLNTTKPYQVDDWISIDGTEGRVVDIDWRATRLQTSQGSLAVVPNSLAAKARIINFSRPSDVHGLAISLEVSPHVRPNVVVEALERAVLGCRSLLTKPAPSVALKSSSAAGVEYEISGFVVSMGLKREVSNQLYDLAFRHLQASGVSLLSTAESNLAATISRPRALLESSPIFSTLRSEEKETFSQNMVPQLFRAGSMILPRGEVSDHLFIIESGVVSVTLFRGDKPSEAARMGPGEVIGEAGILSEQGVPADFTAKTDCLLYRVEKEYLKPCLDARHDIGEAMKSLLDHRLHAAQNFTLDVSKPVVKRGFMHWLRSRGV; from the coding sequence ATGCCTGACCTGTTCACCTTGTACCCCTTTCTGTCCGAGCACCCGCTGTTGTGTGCGTTGTTCTTGTTGGTGATCGATCTGCTGCTGTGGCGCCTGCTCGGTTCGCGCAGCAACAACTGGAAGCTGGTGGTACGCCCGACGGTGTTTTTGTTGTACAGCCTGGTGCTGTTCAACGAGGGCATGAACCCGATGCAGATCGCCCCCTGGCCCGAGGATATCCCCCGGCATCTGGCGGCCACCGGCTTGCAGATCGGCTGGTGGCTGTTCGGCGCCCGGACCCTGACAGTACTGGTCGGCACGGTGATGATGCAGCGGGTCGGCCATGCCGGGCGGCTGCTGCAGGACGTGCTGGGGGCGATCATTTTCCTCATCGCGATCATCGCCGCGGCGGCCTATGTGCTCGACCTGCCGGTCAAGGGCGTGCTGGCAACCTCCGGAGCGTTTGCGATCATCGTCGGTCTGGCGTTGCAGAGCACCCTCAGCGACGTGTTTTCCGGCATCGTGCTCAATACCACCAAGCCGTACCAGGTCGATGACTGGATCTCCATCGACGGTACCGAAGGCCGCGTGGTCGATATCGACTGGCGTGCCACGCGCCTGCAGACCTCCCAGGGCAGTCTGGCGGTGGTACCCAATTCGCTGGCGGCGAAAGCCCGGATCATCAACTTCAGCCGGCCCAGCGATGTCCACGGCCTGGCCATCAGCCTGGAGGTCAGCCCGCATGTACGGCCTAATGTGGTGGTCGAAGCGCTGGAGCGGGCGGTGCTGGGCTGCCGCTCGTTGTTGACCAAGCCGGCGCCGAGCGTCGCGCTGAAAAGCTCCAGCGCGGCCGGGGTGGAATACGAAATCAGCGGTTTTGTGGTGTCGATGGGTCTCAAGCGCGAGGTGAGCAACCAACTCTACGATCTGGCGTTCCGGCACCTGCAGGCGTCTGGCGTGAGCCTGCTGTCGACGGCGGAGAGCAATCTGGCGGCAACGATTTCCCGTCCGCGGGCATTGCTGGAAAGCTCACCGATCTTTTCGACGCTGCGTTCCGAGGAAAAGGAAACCTTCAGTCAGAACATGGTCCCGCAGCTGTTTCGTGCTGGCAGCATGATCCTGCCGCGCGGCGAGGTCAGCGATCATCTGTTCATCATCGAGTCGGGCGTGGTGTCGGTCACGTTGTTTCGGGGCGACAAGCCGAGCGAAGCAGCGCGGATGGGGCCGGGGGAGGTGATCGGTGAAGCCGGGATCCTCAGCGAGCAGGGTGTGCCGGCAGACTTCACGGCCAAGACCGATTGCCTGCTGTATCGGGTCGAGAAGGAATACCTCAAACCGTGCCTGGATGCCCGGCATGATATCGGCGAAGCGATGAAGAGCCTGCTGGATCACCGTCTGCATGCGGCGCAGAACTTTACCCTCGACGTGTCCAAACCGGTGGTCAAGCGCGGGTTCATGCATTGGTTGCGCAGTCGGGGTGTGTAG
- the mgtA gene encoding magnesium-translocating P-type ATPase, with protein sequence MNLTLLKEFFAGFLRTRHFARHFRRLALLESLTNATVSREVPPTLAQTLVSAANDHPLGLLERLGAHADGLSEAQAQQLREKFGLNEVEHEQPLKWWVHLWHCYKNPFNLLLTLLALISWLTDDLKAATVIFSMVVLSTLLRFWQEAKSNKAADALKAMVSNTATVMRRDFAAHTTPVFGKFHAASAQVQGAQRIELPIRQLVPGDLIVLSAGDMIPADCRVLTAKDLFVSQAAMTGESMPVEKFVRQIDPSANNPLDLDNILFMGTNVVSGAATAVVLTTGNNTYFGALAQRVSATDRAPTSFQHGVNKVSWLLIRFMFVMAPLVLFINGFTKGDWMEALLFALSIAVGLTPEMLPMIVTSTLAKGAVFLSRKKVIVKRLDAIQNFGAMDVLCTDKTGTLTQDRIFLARHVDVWGEESEDVLEMAYLNSYYQTGLKNLLDVAVLEHVEVHRELQVGTAFQKVDEIPFDFNRRRMSVVVVEQDHPHLLICKGAVEEVLSVCTRVRHGEAEEPLTDELLARIRQVTATFNEEGLRVVAVAARSMEAGEDVYSLADEQDLTLIGYVAFLDPPKESTAPALRALAEHGVAVKVLTGDNELVTAKICREVGLEQQGLLMGNDIERMSDKQLAKAIETTNVFAKLTPSHKERIVRLLKANGHVVGFMGDGINDAPALRTADIGISVDSAVDIAKEAADIILLEKSLMVLEEGVLEGRRTFANMLKYIKMTASSNFGNVFSVLVASAFIPFLPMLPMHLLVQNLLYDISQIAIPFDNVDEDLLRKPQRWQPADVGRFMFFFGPISSIFDITTFALMWYVFDANTPDHQTLFQSGWFVVGLLTQTLIVHMIRTPKIPFLQSRAATPLMIMTLVIMVVGIFLPMGPLAHYFKLQALPSLYFVFLPVILLAYMALTQAVKGFYCRRFGWQ encoded by the coding sequence ATGAACCTCACCCTGTTGAAGGAATTCTTTGCCGGTTTCCTGCGGACCCGGCATTTCGCCCGGCACTTTCGCCGTCTGGCCTTGCTTGAAAGCCTGACCAACGCCACGGTCAGCCGCGAGGTTCCGCCCACCCTGGCGCAGACCCTGGTGTCGGCCGCCAACGATCACCCCCTGGGCTTGCTGGAGCGCCTTGGCGCCCATGCCGACGGCTTGAGCGAAGCCCAGGCCCAACAGTTGCGGGAAAAGTTCGGGCTCAACGAGGTCGAGCATGAGCAGCCGCTGAAGTGGTGGGTACACTTGTGGCACTGCTACAAGAATCCTTTCAACCTGCTGTTGACCCTGCTGGCGCTGATTTCCTGGCTGACCGATGACCTCAAGGCCGCCACGGTGATCTTCTCCATGGTGGTGCTCTCGACCCTGCTGCGTTTCTGGCAGGAAGCCAAGTCGAACAAGGCCGCCGATGCGCTCAAGGCCATGGTCAGCAACACCGCGACGGTCATGCGCCGGGATTTCGCCGCACACACCACCCCGGTGTTCGGCAAGTTCCATGCAGCCTCGGCTCAGGTTCAGGGTGCCCAGCGTATCGAGTTGCCGATCCGCCAGTTGGTGCCGGGCGACCTGATCGTGCTCTCGGCCGGCGACATGATTCCCGCCGACTGCCGGGTGCTGACCGCCAAGGACCTGTTCGTCAGCCAGGCGGCGATGACCGGCGAGTCCATGCCGGTGGAGAAATTCGTCCGTCAGATCGACCCCAGCGCCAATAACCCGCTGGATCTGGACAACATCCTGTTCATGGGCACCAACGTGGTCTCCGGGGCGGCCACCGCAGTGGTGCTGACCACCGGCAACAACACCTATTTCGGCGCCCTGGCCCAGCGGGTCAGCGCCACCGACCGCGCGCCGACCTCGTTCCAGCACGGGGTGAACAAAGTCAGCTGGCTGCTGATCCGCTTCATGTTCGTCATGGCGCCACTGGTACTGTTCATCAACGGCTTCACCAAGGGCGACTGGATGGAGGCGCTGCTGTTCGCGCTGTCGATCGCCGTCGGCCTGACGCCGGAAATGCTGCCGATGATCGTCACCTCGACGCTGGCCAAGGGCGCGGTGTTCCTGTCGCGCAAGAAGGTCATCGTCAAGCGCCTGGATGCGATCCAGAACTTCGGCGCGATGGATGTGCTGTGCACCGACAAGACCGGTACCCTGACCCAGGACAGGATTTTCCTGGCGCGGCATGTCGATGTCTGGGGCGAGGAGTCCGAGGATGTGCTGGAAATGGCCTACCTCAACAGCTATTACCAGACCGGCCTGAAAAACCTGCTGGACGTCGCGGTGCTCGAACATGTCGAGGTGCACCGTGAGTTGCAGGTCGGTACCGCGTTTCAGAAGGTTGACGAGATCCCGTTCGACTTCAATCGTCGGCGTATGTCGGTGGTGGTGGTCGAGCAGGACCATCCACACCTGCTGATCTGCAAGGGCGCGGTAGAGGAAGTCTTGTCGGTGTGCACCCGGGTGCGTCACGGCGAGGCCGAGGAACCGCTGACCGACGAACTGTTGGCGCGGATTCGCCAGGTCACTGCGACGTTCAACGAAGAGGGGTTGCGGGTGGTGGCGGTCGCGGCGCGCTCCATGGAAGCCGGTGAGGATGTCTACAGCCTGGCCGACGAACAGGATCTGACCCTGATCGGCTACGTGGCCTTCCTCGACCCGCCCAAGGAAAGCACCGCTCCGGCCCTGCGTGCGCTGGCTGAACACGGCGTCGCGGTGAAAGTGCTGACCGGCGACAACGAGCTGGTGACCGCCAAGATCTGTCGCGAGGTCGGTCTGGAGCAGCAGGGCCTGTTGATGGGCAACGACATCGAGCGCATGAGCGACAAGCAGTTGGCCAAGGCGATCGAGACCACCAACGTGTTTGCCAAACTGACGCCGTCGCACAAGGAACGTATCGTTCGCCTGCTCAAGGCCAACGGCCATGTGGTCGGTTTCATGGGGGACGGCATCAATGACGCACCGGCCCTGCGTACCGCCGATATCGGCATTTCGGTGGACAGCGCGGTGGACATCGCCAAGGAAGCGGCCGACATCATCCTGCTGGAAAAGAGCCTGATGGTGCTGGAGGAGGGCGTGCTCGAAGGGCGTCGCACCTTCGCCAACATGCTCAAGTACATCAAGATGACCGCCAGCTCGAACTTCGGCAACGTGTTCTCGGTGCTGGTGGCCAGCGCCTTCATTCCGTTCCTGCCGATGCTGCCGATGCACCTGCTGGTGCAGAACCTGCTGTACGACATCTCGCAGATCGCCATCCCGTTCGATAACGTCGACGAGGACCTGCTGCGCAAGCCGCAGCGCTGGCAGCCGGCGGATGTCGGGCGCTTCATGTTCTTCTTCGGGCCGATCAGTTCGATCTTTGACATCACCACGTTCGCCTTGATGTGGTATGTCTTTGATGCCAACACCCCGGATCACCAGACGTTGTTCCAGTCGGGCTGGTTCGTGGTCGGCCTGCTGACCCAGACGCTGATCGTGCACATGATCCGCACGCCGAAGATTCCGTTCCTGCAAAGCCGCGCGGCGACGCCGCTGATGATCATGACGTTGGTCATCATGGTGGTGGGGATCTTCCTGCCGATGGGCCCGCTGGCGCATTACTTCAAGTTGCAGGCGTTGCCGTCGCTGTACTTCGTGTTCCTGCCGGTGATCCTGCTGGCGTACATGGCGCTGACGCAGGCGGTGAAGGGCTTCTACTGCCGTCGATTCGGCTGGCAGTGA
- a CDS encoding response regulator transcription factor — protein sequence MRTALIVDDHPFVRLAIKILLEKLDYEVVAEADNGVDAVQRARELEPQLIVMDLNIPRLDGLEVITRITAQGLSSRIVVLTEQSPAFYSERCMRAGALGYVSKTAELDELQLAVRAVMLNKSFFPRLEDHGRVANHVNESESRQIENLSNRELSILRYIARGMKNKEISELMLLSDKTVSTYKTRLIDKLNLKSVVALAEFAKRNQLI from the coding sequence ATGCGTACAGCACTGATTGTGGATGACCATCCGTTCGTTCGCCTGGCCATCAAGATATTGCTGGAGAAACTCGATTACGAAGTGGTGGCCGAGGCCGATAACGGCGTCGACGCGGTGCAGCGCGCGCGCGAGCTGGAGCCGCAACTGATCGTGATGGACCTGAACATTCCCCGGCTGGATGGCCTGGAGGTGATCACCCGTATCACCGCGCAGGGGCTGTCCAGCCGGATCGTGGTACTGACCGAGCAATCGCCGGCGTTCTATTCCGAGCGGTGCATGCGTGCCGGTGCCCTGGGCTATGTGTCCAAGACCGCCGAACTCGATGAACTGCAACTGGCGGTGCGAGCGGTGATGCTCAACAAGAGCTTTTTCCCCAGACTCGAGGATCATGGACGGGTGGCCAACCACGTCAACGAGTCCGAGTCGCGGCAGATCGAGAATCTCAGCAATCGCGAGTTGAGCATCCTGCGCTACATTGCCCGGGGCATGAAGAACAAGGAAATCAGCGAACTGATGCTGCTCAGCGACAAGACCGTGAGCACCTACAAGACCCGGCTGATCGACAAGTTGAACCTCAAGTCGGTGGTCGCGCTGGCAGAGTTCGCCAAGCGCAATCAATTGATCTGA
- a CDS encoding helix-turn-helix domain-containing protein yields the protein MPIEIRLDVMLARRKVKSKDLAAAIGITEQNLSLLKQGKVKGFRLSTLEAICAYLDCQPGDLLSYTDTGPTEG from the coding sequence ATGCCGATCGAAATCAGACTCGATGTCATGCTCGCCCGGCGCAAGGTCAAATCCAAGGACCTCGCGGCGGCCATCGGCATCACCGAACAGAACCTGTCGTTGCTCAAGCAAGGCAAGGTGAAGGGGTTTCGCCTGTCGACCCTGGAAGCGATCTGCGCCTACCTCGACTGCCAGCCGGGCGACCTGCTCAGCTATACCGACACCGGGCCGACCGAGGGCTGA
- a CDS encoding pirin family protein, translating to MKKILGIYTSPRGHWVGDGFPVRTLFSYDGLGQQISPFLMLDHAGPADFTATTERRGVGQHPHRGFETVTIVYDGEVEHRDSTGAGGVIGPGDVQWMTAAAGIIHEEFHSEAFARRGGKLEMVQLWVNLPARDKSAPAGYQGILDRDIPNIALEDDAGSLRLIAGEFAGQRGPARTFTPIDVWDIRLKGGKALNLALHAGHNTVLVMLRGSVRLNGEAVASTGQLVVFEQAGERLHLEADADAMLLLLSGEPIDEPIVGHGPFVMNTEAEIHQAFVDFHSGRFGQMSD from the coding sequence ATGAAAAAGATTCTCGGTATCTACACCAGTCCCCGTGGCCATTGGGTCGGTGACGGTTTCCCGGTTCGCACGCTGTTTTCCTACGACGGCCTGGGTCAGCAGATCAGTCCGTTCCTGATGCTCGATCACGCAGGCCCCGCCGACTTCACTGCGACCACCGAGCGTCGCGGTGTCGGCCAACACCCCCATCGCGGTTTCGAAACCGTGACCATCGTCTATGACGGCGAAGTCGAGCATCGCGACTCCACCGGCGCCGGTGGCGTGATCGGTCCGGGTGACGTGCAATGGATGACCGCAGCGGCGGGGATCATCCACGAGGAGTTCCATTCCGAGGCCTTTGCCCGGCGGGGCGGCAAGCTGGAAATGGTCCAGCTCTGGGTCAACCTGCCCGCGCGTGACAAGTCGGCACCGGCTGGTTACCAGGGCATCCTCGACCGTGATATCCCGAACATCGCCCTTGAGGATGACGCCGGCAGCCTGCGCCTGATCGCCGGTGAGTTCGCCGGTCAACGTGGCCCGGCGCGGACGTTCACCCCGATCGATGTCTGGGATATTCGCCTCAAGGGTGGCAAGGCGCTGAACCTGGCCCTGCACGCCGGCCATAACACGGTGCTGGTGATGCTGCGCGGCAGCGTACGGCTCAATGGCGAGGCCGTGGCGAGTACCGGGCAGTTGGTGGTGTTCGAGCAGGCCGGTGAACGTCTGCACCTGGAGGCAGATGCCGACGCCATGCTGCTGTTGCTCAGTGGCGAGCCCATCGACGAGCCGATCGTCGGCCACGGTCCGTTCGTGATGAACACCGAGGCGGAGATCCACCAGGCCTTCGTCGATTTCCACAGTGGACGTTTCGGCCAGATGAGCGACTGA
- a CDS encoding DUF2975 domain-containing protein translates to MTPDRLSQHSRCLAHATLLLILAMLLVNIACWFYPSLVSDYDIGFNLGLLATRYNTSVADMPAWQVAGCIVLSSLPLLVLAWGLLALRRLFQAYARGDYFSANTAGYLGRVGKSVALWVVTSVLLEPALSVWMTFLLPAGQRMLSLGFSSAQLVALFLAASIMLIAKILYTACSLARENQQFV, encoded by the coding sequence ATGACTCCCGATCGCCTGTCCCAACACAGCCGCTGCCTGGCTCACGCCACCCTGCTGCTGATTCTTGCCATGCTGCTGGTCAATATCGCCTGCTGGTTCTACCCCAGCCTGGTCAGCGATTACGACATCGGGTTCAACCTGGGCTTGCTGGCCACCCGCTACAACACCAGCGTGGCGGATATGCCCGCCTGGCAGGTAGCCGGCTGCATTGTGCTGTCGAGCCTGCCGTTGCTGGTGCTCGCCTGGGGGCTGCTGGCTCTGCGCCGGCTATTCCAGGCCTATGCCCGGGGCGACTACTTCTCAGCGAACACCGCCGGGTATCTGGGCAGGGTCGGCAAGAGTGTTGCCCTCTGGGTAGTGACCAGCGTGCTGCTGGAGCCGGCCCTGAGTGTGTGGATGACCTTTCTATTGCCCGCCGGGCAGCGCATGCTCAGCCTGGGCTTCAGTTCGGCGCAACTGGTCGCGTTGTTCCTGGCCGCCTCGATCATGCTGATCGCGAAGATTCTCTACACGGCCTGCTCGCTGGCCCGTGAAAACCAGCAGTTTGTCTAG